One genomic window of Lentimicrobium sp. L6 includes the following:
- a CDS encoding radical SAM protein, with amino-acid sequence MKILLNCLPPTDIYSPSISLSILKTMMENHGIETEVKYWNFLWSGMSEYTDSEDTEIRLLPFLSLLNDRQSNTDGNKRILSLLQKLDPSHKAVNPHYYQEFLEDKKQDIISIMEQELDKINFEEVQLFGISAKYNQWIPGMILAEEVKKRAPQVKIVLGGFGSQDSAEEAMKLCPYFDFCTWGEGEYPLLELSQELDKTNPDFNLLPRIWYKDPDDLKKSDTNKSEYLDFENYIFPDYKDYVAQFPKHENQELINIPINTIRACHWGKCQFCDFNKGYKLRSRSPECVVNEIAEIYKEYGFTTFSFVDSDTFGNKEHFEHLLNLLIELKYQKEEDFEFWAEMIPNAEFDAKLMEKMAVAGFKNLFIGYDGLSDTLLKKMNKSNSFADNIFFVKESIKNGIYPVVNVIKHVPGETEEDIQECIGNLHYLRFFYNNKQVDFSHMYVNLVLSSMTKYYALMPEEELAKYNVDSLASMLPVDMWNSETRFRLFRFEKDAPANFQEWQKLEEIEEYYKSQTFTYKMLENNGIYYYSEYCKGEEIASLVFEEPIYAFILKAASNRVCSMEDLFDDLKSNGFKVSKQKLKSVLKNLQESYLVYCNSDFSNVVSLVEIR; translated from the coding sequence ATGAAAATCCTTCTCAACTGCCTTCCTCCAACCGATATTTATAGTCCTTCTATATCGCTTTCTATTTTGAAAACGATGATGGAGAATCATGGCATAGAAACCGAGGTTAAATATTGGAATTTTTTGTGGTCGGGGATGTCGGAATATACAGATAGCGAAGACACTGAAATCAGACTTTTGCCCTTTCTTTCTTTGCTCAACGATAGACAAAGCAATACCGATGGAAATAAAAGAATATTATCTCTGCTTCAAAAATTAGATCCTTCTCATAAAGCCGTCAATCCTCATTATTATCAGGAATTCTTAGAAGATAAAAAGCAAGATATCATCAGTATTATGGAGCAAGAATTGGATAAGATCAATTTTGAGGAGGTCCAGTTATTTGGTATTTCTGCTAAATATAACCAGTGGATTCCAGGGATGATATTGGCCGAAGAAGTAAAAAAGAGAGCCCCACAAGTAAAAATAGTTTTGGGTGGTTTTGGGAGTCAGGATAGCGCTGAGGAGGCCATGAAGCTTTGCCCTTATTTCGATTTCTGTACTTGGGGCGAAGGAGAATATCCCCTTTTGGAACTCAGTCAGGAATTAGATAAAACGAATCCTGATTTTAATCTGCTTCCTCGTATCTGGTATAAAGACCCTGATGATCTTAAAAAGTCAGATACCAATAAAAGTGAATACTTAGATTTTGAAAATTATATCTTTCCTGATTATAAAGATTATGTGGCGCAATTCCCCAAGCATGAGAATCAAGAGCTCATCAATATCCCCATCAATACCATTAGGGCTTGCCACTGGGGAAAATGCCAGTTCTGCGACTTCAACAAAGGCTATAAATTGAGATCTAGAAGTCCAGAATGTGTGGTAAACGAGATAGCAGAAATCTATAAAGAATATGGCTTCACTACCTTCTCTTTTGTGGACAGCGATACCTTCGGAAACAAAGAACACTTTGAGCATTTACTAAACTTACTCATAGAACTCAAATACCAAAAGGAAGAGGACTTTGAATTTTGGGCCGAAATGATTCCCAATGCAGAATTTGATGCTAAACTCATGGAGAAAATGGCTGTGGCTGGCTTCAAAAACTTATTTATAGGATACGATGGTTTGAGTGATACCCTCCTCAAAAAAATGAATAAGAGCAATAGTTTTGCCGATAATATATTCTTTGTGAAAGAATCCATTAAAAACGGTATTTATCCTGTGGTGAATGTGATTAAACATGTGCCCGGAGAAACTGAAGAAGATATTCAAGAATGCATAGGTAATTTACATTACCTCCGATTTTTCTATAATAATAAGCAGGTGGATTTCTCTCATATGTATGTGAATTTGGTATTGTCATCTATGACCAAATATTATGCTTTAATGCCTGAGGAGGAATTAGCCAAATATAATGTGGATAGTTTGGCTTCTATGCTTCCTGTAGATATGTGGAATAGCGAAACTCGTTTCAGATTATTCCGTTTTGAAAAAGATGCACCTGCTAATTTTCAAGAATGGCAAAAATTGGAAGAGATAGAGGAATACTATAAGTCCCAAACCTTCACTTATAAAATGCTTGAAAATAATGGCATCTATTATTATTCGGAGTATTGCAAAGGAGAAGAAATTGCTAGTTTAGTTTTTGAGGAGCCTATTTATGCTTTCATTTTAAAGGCTGCTAGTAATCGAGTTTGTTCTATGGAGGACTTGTTTGATGATTTGAAATCAAATGGTTTTAAAGTCTCTAAACAGAAACTCAAATCGGTGCTAAAGAATTTGCAAGAATCTTATCTTGTTTATTGTAATTCTGATTTTTCTAATGTGGTTTCATTGGTGGAGATTAGGTGA
- a CDS encoding DMT family transporter has translation MKNFLLVLVAIVWGSTFFIIKDTVASVHPFYIVLGRMLMASIPMLLFVFFKNRKSLWNKKAIINGSILGLLLTTTYISQTIGLQYTSSGHSAFITGIAVVLVPILLVLIYRQKIKNPEVVSILIVMIGLFLLTYDLDTHFNKGDLITLITSFSLAFHIILSGRFVKTTDSLSLITYQFVSGSVICAIGSFFVAYHSGFEGVIMSSESLMAIMYLGAFGTLFCYFVSVWVQKYESSVKVALIFSLEPVFAALFAFIFVNEVLSFKEIIGTIFILLGVLMYQVLKSRTATKIFG, from the coding sequence ATGAAAAACTTCCTCCTAGTTCTTGTAGCCATAGTATGGGGTTCCACCTTTTTCATTATTAAAGATACCGTAGCATCGGTTCATCCTTTTTATATTGTTTTGGGAAGAATGCTCATGGCCAGTATCCCCATGCTATTGTTTGTCTTCTTTAAAAACAGGAAGAGTCTTTGGAATAAGAAAGCGATAATAAATGGTTCCATTCTAGGCTTGCTATTAACTACCACATATATTTCGCAAACCATCGGCTTACAATATACCAGTAGCGGGCATTCTGCTTTTATTACCGGAATTGCAGTTGTTTTAGTTCCAATTCTCTTAGTTTTAATTTATCGACAAAAAATCAAAAACCCCGAAGTGGTTTCTATTCTGATCGTTATGATTGGCCTATTCTTACTCACCTACGACCTCGATACCCATTTTAATAAAGGCGACCTCATTACTTTAATCACCTCTTTTTCTTTAGCTTTTCATATCATCTTGTCAGGCCGTTTTGTCAAAACAACGGATTCCTTATCGCTCATTACATATCAGTTTGTTTCTGGGAGTGTCATTTGCGCCATTGGTTCTTTTTTCGTGGCTTATCATAGTGGTTTTGAAGGAGTAATAATGAGTTCTGAATCGCTAATGGCCATCATGTATTTAGGAGCCTTTGGAACCTTATTTTGTTATTTCGTTTCAGTTTGGGTTCAGAAATACGAAAGTTCAGTAAAGGTGGCATTGATATTCTCCTTAGAACCTGTTTTTGCTGCACTTTTCGCCTTTATTTTCGTGAATGAAGTTTTGAGTTTTAAGGAAATAATAGGAACTATCTTTATTCTGTTGGGTGTATTGATGTATCAGGTTTTGAAGAGTAGAACAGCAACCAAGATATTTGGATGA
- a CDS encoding metallophosphoesterase — MKKAHQYKKPFGSQEKRLLWATTRSVLETDQFKHKRHGKKSKSHWSYFKRILNFLVWGAKISGYYKKGYENARNIEINHYKLKFSNLPSNFDGFRILHLTDLHIDSTPELLHSILHVVDQVDFDLAVLTGDYRSESSGSFIQILKPIEELAKLLQKEFPPLAILGNHDTWLMTQYEEDLKISFLVNETIELERDGQKILVSGADDPFSYYTDTTLQTFSDKPGFKLALVHTSELADIAADHNYNLYLCGHTHGGQVCLPGGKALISHQKEGDEFIKGFWKMGKMQGFTSKGCGVSGVPLRFNCPGEITVFTLRKSL, encoded by the coding sequence ATGAAAAAAGCTCATCAATATAAGAAACCATTTGGTAGCCAAGAGAAACGATTGCTTTGGGCCACTACTCGTTCCGTTTTGGAGACCGATCAATTTAAACACAAAAGGCATGGGAAAAAGAGTAAAAGTCATTGGAGTTATTTTAAAAGAATTCTTAACTTTTTAGTTTGGGGTGCAAAAATTTCAGGTTATTATAAAAAGGGATATGAGAATGCCAGGAATATAGAAATTAATCATTATAAATTAAAATTCTCTAATCTGCCTTCTAATTTTGATGGTTTTAGAATCCTCCACCTAACAGATTTACATATCGACTCCACCCCAGAATTATTACACAGTATTTTACATGTGGTAGATCAAGTAGACTTTGATCTGGCTGTATTAACGGGAGACTATCGTTCAGAAAGCAGTGGAAGCTTTATTCAAATATTAAAACCTATAGAGGAGCTTGCTAAATTATTGCAAAAGGAGTTTCCTCCATTGGCTATACTCGGTAACCATGATACTTGGCTCATGACCCAATATGAAGAGGATTTGAAAATTAGTTTTTTAGTGAATGAGACCATTGAGTTGGAAAGAGATGGTCAAAAAATTCTTGTCTCGGGTGCCGACGATCCATTCTCATATTATACAGATACTACCCTCCAGACTTTTAGTGATAAGCCTGGTTTTAAATTGGCATTGGTACATACGAGTGAGTTAGCCGATATAGCTGCTGATCATAATTATAATTTATATCTTTGTGGACATACACATGGTGGACAAGTTTGTTTACCAGGAGGAAAAGCCCTCATCAGTCACCAAAAAGAGGGAGATGAGTTTATCAAAGGCTTTTGGAAAATGGGAAAAATGCAAGGTTTCACTAGTAAAGGTTGTGGTGTTTCTGGAGTTCCGCTTCGTTTTAATTGCCCAGGTGAGATTACTGTTTTTACTTTGCGCAAATCTTTATAA